In Primulina huaijiensis isolate GDHJ02 chromosome 16, ASM1229523v2, whole genome shotgun sequence, a single genomic region encodes these proteins:
- the LOC140961919 gene encoding uncharacterized protein, with protein sequence MCSEILAFSPFLRMPESDSSPKFTLEEDEDQQERITERDNPSPAVSENPEDIGPESGAGAQEKTQENIGAIEVKEEDEAVKNVDEKDDGFRTPTSSDHKIPAATQCPPAPRKTRPQQSGVKRKASPSPARRSLQLDAAADEVESIFRPVVEDSVEEQKTKKARREDED encoded by the coding sequence ATGTGCTCAGAAATTCTCGCCTTTTCTCCATTTCTGAGGATGCCCGAAAGCGATAGTAGCCCGAAATTTACactcgaagaagacgaagacCAGCAAGAACGGATCACCGAACGAGATAATCCGAGCCCAGCCGTTTCAGAAAACCCAGAGGACATTGGTCCGGAATCAGGCGCCGGAGCTCAAGAAAAGACGCAGGAAAACATTGGAGCGATCGAGGTTAAGGAAGAAGATGAAGCCGTGAAGAATGTTGACGAGAAGGATGATGGGTTCAGAACCCCGACATCATCCGATCACAAAATACCGGCAGCGACTCAATGCCCGCCGGCGCCTAGGAAAACCAGGCCGCAGCAATCGGGAGTTAAGAGAAAAGCGTCCCCGTCGCCAGCTCGCCGGAGCCTCCAACTCGATGCGGCGGCGGACGAGGTTGAATCCATATTCCGGCCGGTGGTTGAAGATAGTGTAGAAGAACAGAAAACCAAGAAAGCTAGAAGAGAGGATGAAGATTGA
- the LOC140961835 gene encoding pectin acetylesterase 5-like, whose amino-acid sequence MPNNQHRLFRGGGAISLRWCRRLSRRDWIIAAAAVATLGVLYLSISPISVSRAFTNPNKNSTPASDWVLFTPLSKSTKNSAVCLDGSVPGYHRERGFGSGSDSWLLHVEGGGWCNTLSSCSARMSTKLGSSNYMERQVQFSGILSHDPLQNPDFFNWNKVKIRYCDGASFSGNPESEFKNGTKLFFRGQVIWNTLMDELLSSGMANAKQALLTGCSAGGLATLVHCDDFRKLLSKDADVKCLADAGFFPNEKDISGNSTIESFYRDVVHLQGLAKSLNHDCVARSEPHKCFFPQEFLRSLKTPIFLVQPAYDFWQATNILVPAAADPHGRWFRCKLNIFNCDPSQIDVLHGHRNSLLKMLSEYRQIPEVGMFVNSCFVHCQTWMTDTWHSPTSPRIDNRTIAESVGDWYFKRDSVKRIDCPFPCNPTCYHMDFTHS is encoded by the exons ATGCCAAACAACCAGCACCGGCTATTTCGCGGCGGCGGAGCCATTTCATTGCGATGGTGCCGCAGATTATCCAGACGAGATTGGATAATTGCCGCTGCGGCTGTGGCGACGCTCGGTGTTCTCTACCTATCCATCTCCCCCATTTCTGTCTCACGGGCATTTACGAATCCAAATAAAAATTCGACACCAGCTTCTGATTGGGTGCTTTTCACGCCTCTTTCTAAATCAACGAAAAATTCTGCCG TTTGCTTGGATGGAAGTGTGCCTGGCTATCATAGAGAGAGGGGTTTCGGATCTGGCTCGGACAGCTGGCTTCTTCATGTTGAG GGAGGAGGATGGTGCAATACTTTGTCATCATGCTCGGCTCGTATGAGCACGAAACTTGGTTCATCAAATTACATGGAACGTCAAGTTCAATTTTCTGGTATTTTGAGCCATGATCCACTTCAAAATCCTG ATTTTTTCAACTGGAATAAGGTGAAGATCCGGTATTGTGATGGAGCATCATTTTCTGGGAACCCTGAAAGTGAGTTCAAA AATGGGACTAAACTTTTCTTCAGAGGTCAGGTTATCTGGAACACACTAATGGATGAGCTCTTGTCAAGTGGGATGGCTAATGCTAAACAG GCTCTTCTTACAGGGTGTTCTGCTGGTGGTTTAGCCACTCTTGTACATTGTGATGATTTCCGAAAGCTTCTATCAAAGGACGCAGATGTCAAGTGCTTAGCAGATGCAGGTTTTTTCCCTAACGA GAAAGATATTTCTGGAAATAGCACCATTGAGTCGTTTTATCGTGATGTTGTGCATCTCCAG GGATTGGCAAAGAGCTTGAACCATGATTGTGTTGCCAGATCAGAACCGCATAAG TGTTTCTTCCCTCAAGAATTTTTAAGAAGTTTAAAGACCCCAATCTTCTTGGTCCAACCAGCATATGATTTTTGGCAGGCAA CAAATATTTTAGTGCCTGCTGCTGCAGATCCTCATGGTCGCTGGTTTAGATGCAAGTTAAATATTTTCAACTGTGATCCCAGCCAAATAGATGTGCTCCATG GTCACAGAAATTCTTTGCTGAAAATGCTTAGTGAATATCGACAAATACCAGAAGTAGGAATGTTCGTTAATTCTTGTTTTGTTCACTGCCAGACATGGATGACCGATACTTGGCATTCTCCTACTTCTCCCAGAATCGACAATAGA ACAATTGCGGAATCAGTAGGTGATTGGTACTTTAAGCGAGACTCGGTGAAAAGAATTGATTGCCCTTTTCCTTGCAATCCTACTTGCTATCACATGGATTTTACTCACAGTTAA
- the LOC140961861 gene encoding metallothionein-like protein type 2 codes for MTKTRSSTDHATCTADVHHSTPPLQYKYEAPLRNNSERSVNSKQSNLKSSIFKLIRKMSCCGGSCGCGPNCKCGNGCNGCGMYPDLSFSEAAVATPAQVLGFQNKQVEESEMVATENGCKCGGNCNCSTCSKCN; via the exons ATGACGAAGACCAGAAGCTCCACAGATCACGCCACGTGTACGGCTGATGTACACCACTCCACTCCGCCGCTGCAGTATAAATACGAAGCTCCACTTCGAAACAATTCAGAGCGATCAGTGAACAGCAAACAATCTAATCTCAAATCCTCCATTTTCAAACTTATTCGGAAAATGTCTTGCTGCGGTGGAAGCTGTGGCTGCGGCCCCAACTGCAAGTGCGGCAATGGCTGCAACGG TTGCGGCATGTATCCAGATCTGAGCTTCTCCGAGGCCGCCGTCGCTACCCCGGCTCAAGTCCTCGGCTTCCAGAACAA ACAGGTTGAAGAATCAGAGATGGTCGCTACAGAGAACGGGTGCAAGTGTGGGGGCAACTGCAACTGCAGTACATGCAGCAAGTGCAATTAA
- the LOC140961860 gene encoding kinesin-like protein KIN-10B, giving the protein METGENYRIETQTGSYSTPVTYSSRHLHSCSISKVRVVARVRPFLPREISSKNENPISCVSLLNPESQTSGDEVTVLLKDQESSRNECYKLDALFGQEGNNVSQIFEEEVRPLIPGMFQGYNATVFAYGATGSGKTYTMQGSDELPGLMLRAMSLILSMCKSTGSTVEVSYYEVYLDNCYDLLEPKEKKIMVLNDKDEKLHLKGLSQIGVSVISQFNEIFYTALQRRKVARTGLNDVSSRSHAVLVITISTPSNDNVANPVTGKLNLIDLAGNEDNRKTFNEGIRLQESAKINQSLFALSNVIYALNNKKPRIPYRESKLTRILQDSLGGTSRALMIACLNPREYQESVHTVSLAARSRHVSNFMSAQKNASSKMKIDMEAKLLAWLESKGKTKSSQKMVAFQSPISGRTPCSVNSTRKINTCPNFSDSKSVQKQEVMNLKQRTPFLTSRKLFNTGCHENSCRKVEDLAAAVKNKCVVSIHDDTSKLNSPLLDVFDEERRANTYHSTLTLSPPVSENIKAFQSPQREALSSINTNIKKPQVSPLDSKTSKSNSITPDGENIFQDLSTPFKKLVAQSSRLKSSLIQDYIEFLNTASREELLELKGIGSKIAEYIIELRESSPVKSLNDLQKMGFSSKQVHNLFERAAKGMFEESERDNI; this is encoded by the exons ATGGAAACTGGAGAAAATTATCGGATCGAAACACAGACTGGAAGCTATTCTACTCCCGTTACATATTCCTCCCGTCATCTTCATTCCTGTTCGATTTCTAAAGTTAGAGTTGTCGCACGAGTTCGGCCATTTCTCCCCAGAGAAATTTCTTCGAAAAATGAAAACCCCATCTCTTGTGTTTCTCTTCTGAACCCAGAATCACAAACTTCTGGTGATGAAGTCACTGTTCTTCTTAAAGATCAAGAATCCAG TCGAAATGAGTGCTACAAATTAGATGCGTTGTTCGGGCAAGAAGGCAACAACGTGAGCCAGATTTTTGAAGAAGAAGTGAGACCTTTAATTCCAGGAATGTTTCAGGGCTATAACGCTACTGTCTTCGCTTATGGGGCTACTGGGAGTGGGAAAACGTACACCATGCAG GGGAGTGATGAGCTTCCTGGTCTAATGCTCCGGGCCATGTCTTTAATATTGTCCATGTGCAAGTCTACTGGAAGTACGGTTGAAGTATCTTACTATGAGGTTTATCTAGACAATTGTTATGATCTATTAGAACCTAAGGAAAAGAAGATAATGGTATTGAATGATAAGGATGAAAAGCTTCATCTCAAAGGATTATCTCAAATTGGAGTAAGTGTTATTTCCCAATTCAATGAGATTTTCTATACCGCTCTTCAGAGAAGGAAGGTCGCACGTACAGGTCTCAACGACGTATCTAGCAGAAGCCATGCAGTTCTCGTGATCACTATTTCCACTCCTTCAAATGATAATGTTGCAAATCCTGTGACTGGGAAGCTTAACCTTATTGATTTAGCAG GAAATGAAGATAACAGGAAAACTTTCAATGAAGGGATTCGACTTCAAGAAAGCGCAAAAATAAACCAATCTTTGTTCGCACTTTCGAATGTGATATATGCACTAAACAACAAGAAGCCAAGGATACCTTATAGGGAAAGTAAATTGACACGCATATTACAGGATTCTCTTGGTGGAACAAGCCGGGCTCTTATGATTGCATGTTTG AACCCCAGAGAGTATCAAGAATCTGTTCACACAGTAAGCTTAGCAGCTAGATCTCGCCATGTGTCAAATTTTATGTCGGCTCAGAAGAATGCTTCCTCAAAGATGAAAATTGACATGGAGGCTAAGCTTCTTGCATGGCTCGAATCAAAAGGGAAAACAAAAAGTTCCCAAAAAATGGTGGCATTTCAGTCTCCGATTTCTGGTAGAACTCCTTGTTCTGTGAATTCTACAAGGAAAATAAACACATGCCCAAACTTCAGTGATTCAAAGTCTGTTCAAAAGCAAGAAGTTATGAATTTGAAGCAACG GACTCCATTCCTGACTAGCAGAAAATTATTTAACACTGGGTGTCATGAAAATAGCTGCAGGAAG GTTGAAGACCTTGCTGCTGCTGTGAAAAATAAATGTGTGGTATCAATTCATGACGACACATCAAAACTAAATTCTCCTTTACTTG ATGTGTTCGATGAGGAAAGGAGAGCAAATACATATCACAGCACCCTTACCTTGTCTCCTCCTGTCAGTGAAAATATTAAAGCATTTCAAAGTCCACAACGAGAAGCCCTTTCTTCTATTAACACTAACATAAAAAAACCCCAAGTGTCACCTCTGGATTCAAAGACTTCAAAGTCAAATTCCATAACACCCGATGGCGAAAATATCTTTCAAGATTTAAGCACCCCATTCAAAAAATTGGTGGCTCAGAGCTCTCGTTTAAAG AGCTCCCTCATCCAGGATTACATCGAATTCTTGAACACCGCCAGCAG GGAGGAGCTACTGGAATTGAAG GGAATTGGATCAAAGATAGCTGAGTACATCATCGAGCTAAGGGAATCGAGCCCCGTAAAGTCG CTAAATGATCTGCAGAAGATGGGATTTTCGTCAAAGCAG GTGCATAACTTGTTCGAAAGAGCTGCAAAAGGGATGTTTGAAGAATCAGAACGTGACAACATCTAG